The DNA sequence TCATCGCGCCAAGCAGCGCCGGCGACTCGATGGGCAGCGGATCGATCACCGCGTGCGCGTTGTCCGTGGACAGCTGCAGCAGGTAGATGCGATCGACGAAGCGATGGAAGCTCGCGCCCTCGGTGTCGAGCGCGAGGCGACGCGCGCCCTTGGCGGCGGCGAGCCAGGCGCGGACCGCGGCATCGGTGTCGAGGTACTGGGCGCTCGGAGCCTTGGCGCTGCGCGGGGCGGACGGATTCACAGCCTGCAATCTAGCCCCCTGCGCCAGTCGGGGCCGCCCTTGCCCAGAGGGGACCCGGACGGTTCGTTTGTGCTAGGTCCCCTTCCGCCGAGATGCCCCTGACGACGACCTCCTCCGGCGCGCCGCCCGAGCGCCCCATGCATGCGGGCGACATCTACCGTGCGGCGATTGCCATCATCGCCACGCTCATCCTGTTCCAACTGCTCTGGTCGGCGCGGATTCTCGTGCTGACCGCATTTCTGGGCGTGCTTTTCGGCTTGTCCGCGGCGCGGGCGACCGACTGGGTGGTCGCCCGGAGCAAGCTGAACCGCAATGTCGCCGCGGCGGTCGTGGTATTGGGCACCCTACTCGTGCTGGTCGGCATCTTCGCCTGGACCGGCCCGACGCTCGTGGAGCAGTCGCAGGACCTGCGCACCAAGCTGCCCGAGGCCGCGACCAAGCTCGAAGAATGGCTGGCCGGCAGGATGCCGGACCTGCTGAACACGATCGCGCCGCCCACCGCTGACGGCTCCAGCCGCATCGTCGCGGCCGTGAGCAAACACGCCCCGGCGCTGACCAACTTCGCCTTTGGCATCCTGCAGTCGACGCTCGTCGTCGCCGCGGGCGTGGTCATGGTGGTGTTCCTCGCGCTCTACATCGCGGCCGATCCGGGCGTGTACCGCCGCGGTGCGCTGTTGCTGGTGCCGGTCGCCAAGCGCGAGCGCGTCGCCGGTCTGCTCACCGCGCTTGGCACGACGCTGCGTACGTGGTTCGCCACGCAGCTCATCGCGATGGTCGTGATCGGC is a window from the Pseudogemmatithrix spongiicola genome containing:
- a CDS encoding AI-2E family transporter, which translates into the protein MPLTTTSSGAPPERPMHAGDIYRAAIAIIATLILFQLLWSARILVLTAFLGVLFGLSAARATDWVVARSKLNRNVAAAVVVLGTLLVLVGIFAWTGPTLVEQSQDLRTKLPEAATKLEEWLAGRMPDLLNTIAPPTADGSSRIVAAVSKHAPALTNFAFGILQSTLVVAAGVVMVVFLALYIAADPGVYRRGALLLVPVAKRERVAGLLTALGTTLRTWFATQLIAMVVIGIVTTILLAVLGVRAAFPLGVIAGIFEFIPNVGPMLAAIPAVLMGFVDSPQKALLVVGVYWGIQFLENNLLIPYLMKEQLDLPPALTLIAQVVMAFVFGFLGLFVAIPMLAAVVVVMRTFWVEDDVPPLPTVELQVPANVGEPTA